The Methanomassiliicoccales archaeon genome includes the window CAGGAAATCTATCCTGACATACGGGTGGTCCCGGGCCTCAATACCTCGAATATGGGGGCGCCTGAGGAACAGGGCATTTGGCGCGAAAAATGTGCGGGATGTGGCGATTGCGTTCTGCATCTTACGGGAGGCATCTGCCCCATTGCTAGGTGCTCAAAGAGTCTTCTAAATGGTCCCTGCGGAGGTTCTCAAAATGGACGCTGTGAAGTCAATCCAGATTCAACTCCGTGTGCATGGGATCAGATATACCACAGTTTGAAAAGACTTGGTAAATTAGAATTCATGGAGCAGATAATTCCCCCAAAAAATTGGATCACAAGCCATAGCGGAGGACCGCGCCTCATTGTAAGGCAAGATGCCGTGCTCACACCTGAAGAAAAAGCGGAAAAGGGGGTGCCGAAATGAAGGCTGGTAGCAATCTTGAGAGGGTTCTTGAATCAGGAAATTTTGCAGTGACTGCAGAAATTGGTCCCCCCAAATCTGCGAGTTCCAACATCGTCAAGCAACATGCTCAAATGCTCAAAGGTTACGCAGACGCATTCAATCTCACGGATAACCAGACAGCAATCGTCCGTTTATCAAGTCTGGCTTCGGCGCTGATATGTTTGAATGAGGGCGTAGAACCCGTGATGCAGATGACGTGTC containing:
- a CDS encoding methylenetetrahydrofolate reductase C-terminal domain-containing protein → MIIAEQKPLKEIIHNLEGHRNILVAGCRSCVAICLAGGEKEVGIVAEALRVYGEMHGKLWTIEEITIERQCEKEWVREIQAVVSSKDAILSMACGVGAQVMQEIYPDIRVVPGLNTSNMGAPEEQGIWREKCAGCGDCVLHLTGGICPIARCSKSLLNGPCGGSQNGRCEVNPDSTPCAWDQIYHSLKRLGKLEFMEQIIPPKNWITSHSGGPRLIVRQDAVLTPEEKAEKGVPK